A genomic segment from Ptychodera flava strain L36383 chromosome 19, AS_Pfla_20210202, whole genome shotgun sequence encodes:
- the LOC139118707 gene encoding titin-like produces MDSEPEEHAPYFTNELPARRSLENGRTIALGVSFGGIPRPRVQWTKHSGHESTYGYTSQLKDVSVPGRYTVTISNTLGPESSSCSVEEGKRSACNVM; encoded by the exons ATGGATTCCGAACCAGAAGAAC ACGCCCCCTATTTCACCAATGAGCTACCGGCACGTCGCAGTTTGGAGAATGGTCGGACCATTGCGCTCGGCGTGTCGTTCGGAGGCATTCCAAGACCTAGAGTACAGTGGACAAAACACAGTGGACACGAGTCAACATACGGCTATACATCACAGCTCAAGGACGTGTCCGTGCCTGGGCGGTACACAGTCACAATTTCGAATACGCTGGGCCCAGAATCGTCATCATGCTCTGTG GAGGAAGGTAAACGCAGTGCTTGCAACGTAATGTGA